The Streptomyces avermitilis MA-4680 = NBRC 14893 genome contains a region encoding:
- a CDS encoding DUF6479 family protein, whose translation MNTASYELLAASSDVLNVFAAFVGGLVIAGGLIWAVRLGISVRRTESDRPRSDEQPKLPESGAVHEMREMREPDEVPHAAVESERLMPYELHHAGSKRREDQNRRRWDPGSSGSFGSGGLGHT comes from the coding sequence ATGAACACGGCGAGCTATGAACTACTGGCCGCGTCGAGTGATGTACTCAACGTGTTTGCCGCTTTTGTTGGCGGTCTGGTGATCGCCGGCGGACTGATCTGGGCCGTCCGGCTCGGCATATCGGTGCGCCGTACGGAATCGGACCGGCCTCGCTCGGACGAGCAGCCCAAGCTCCCCGAATCCGGTGCAGTACACGAAATGCGTGAGATGCGGGAACCCGACGAAGTGCCGCACGCGGCGGTCGAGAGTGAACGGCTCATGCCGTACGAGCTGCACCACGCAGGAAGCAAACGGCGAGAGGACCAGAATCGACGGCGCTGGGATCCCGGCTCCAGCGGCTCGTTCGGCAGCGGGGGGCTGGGCCACACCTGA
- a CDS encoding MFS transporter: protein MYRATRNSVDTSESSTDDSTGPDTAAPSVPPAPARGARPGWRRWAMDTRPLRRPAYRRLWSSTIVTSVGSQLTAVAVPKQIYDITGSSAWVGYASLAGLLPLVVFALWGGAIADSMDRRKLLLITNSGIAVTSLLFWTQAVTGVDSVFVLMALLALQQAFFGLNSPARTASIARLVPADELPAANALGSTVMQTGLVAGPLLAGALIPVIGLSELYLLDALALCATVWAVVRLPALPPLTTPASGRAGWRAIAEGFRYISLHKVLLLSFLADIIAMVLGMPRALFPQLAAQTYAPYGEGLALGLLFAAIPIGAVAGGLMSGTFSRARRHGLMVIAAVVAWGAAVTGFGLSTNLWIAVAFLAAAGVADMVSMVFRGAILLSAVTDEMRGRMQGVFTVVVAGGPRLADVLHGTAGSVFGARAAVAGGGLLVVVATLALAFATPALRTYRI, encoded by the coding sequence ATGTATCGAGCAACCAGGAACTCCGTGGACACGAGTGAGAGCAGCACCGACGACAGCACCGGCCCAGACACCGCGGCGCCCAGCGTGCCCCCGGCACCGGCGCGAGGGGCCCGCCCGGGCTGGCGCCGCTGGGCGATGGACACCAGGCCGCTGCGGCGCCCCGCCTACCGCCGCCTGTGGTCCTCGACCATCGTCACCTCCGTCGGCAGCCAGCTCACCGCCGTCGCCGTGCCCAAGCAGATCTACGACATCACCGGCTCGTCGGCATGGGTGGGCTACGCCAGCCTCGCCGGCCTCCTCCCGCTCGTCGTCTTCGCCCTGTGGGGCGGCGCGATCGCCGACAGCATGGACCGCCGCAAGCTGCTCCTGATCACCAACTCCGGCATAGCCGTCACCTCCCTGCTGTTCTGGACCCAGGCCGTCACCGGGGTCGACTCGGTGTTCGTCCTGATGGCGCTGCTCGCCCTCCAGCAGGCCTTCTTCGGCCTCAACTCCCCGGCCCGCACCGCCTCCATCGCCCGGCTGGTCCCCGCGGACGAACTGCCCGCGGCGAACGCCCTCGGCTCCACCGTCATGCAGACGGGCCTGGTGGCAGGACCGCTCCTGGCCGGCGCCCTCATCCCCGTCATCGGCCTGTCCGAGCTCTATCTGCTCGACGCCCTGGCCCTGTGCGCCACGGTGTGGGCGGTCGTACGGCTCCCCGCGCTGCCGCCCCTGACGACCCCGGCGTCCGGCCGCGCCGGCTGGCGGGCGATAGCCGAGGGCTTCCGCTACATCTCGCTGCACAAGGTCCTGCTGCTCTCCTTCCTCGCCGACATCATCGCGATGGTCCTCGGCATGCCCCGGGCCCTGTTCCCGCAGCTCGCCGCGCAGACGTACGCGCCCTACGGGGAGGGCCTCGCGCTCGGCCTGCTGTTCGCGGCGATCCCCATCGGTGCCGTGGCCGGCGGCCTGATGTCGGGCACGTTCTCGCGCGCCCGCAGGCACGGCCTCATGGTGATCGCGGCCGTCGTCGCCTGGGGCGCCGCGGTCACCGGCTTCGGCCTGAGTACGAACCTCTGGATCGCGGTGGCCTTCCTCGCCGCCGCCGGAGTCGCCGACATGGTCTCGATGGTCTTCCGCGGTGCCATCCTGCTGTCGGCGGTCACCGACGAGATGCGCGGCCGCATGCAGGGCGTGTTCACCGTCGTGGTCGCGGGCGGCCCACGCCTCGCCGACGTTCTGCACGGCACCGCGGGCTCGGTCTTCGGGGCGCGCGCGGCCGTCGCGGGCGGTGGACTCCTGGTCGTCGTCGCCACCCTGGCCCTGGCCTTCGCCACACCGGCCCTGCGCACCTACCGGATCTGA
- a CDS encoding LysE/ArgO family amino acid transporter: MTNALTTAAAGFGTGLSLIVAIGAQNAFVLRQGIRRDAVLAVVGICALSDALLIALGVGGVGAVVVAWPRALTAVALVGGAFLLVYGALAARRVFRPAGLRAEGAPEGSRRRAVLTCLALTWLNPHVYLDTVFLLGSIAADRGSLRWTFGLGAALASLCWFAALGFGSRLLGRFLARPSAWRVLDALVAATMLTMGATLIAGV, encoded by the coding sequence ATGACCAACGCCCTGACCACCGCCGCCGCCGGATTCGGCACCGGCCTCTCCCTCATCGTCGCCATCGGCGCCCAGAACGCCTTCGTCCTGCGCCAGGGCATCCGCCGCGACGCCGTGCTCGCGGTGGTGGGGATCTGCGCCCTGTCCGACGCGTTGCTCATCGCGCTCGGCGTCGGCGGTGTGGGCGCGGTCGTGGTGGCCTGGCCCCGGGCGCTGACGGCGGTCGCGCTGGTCGGCGGCGCGTTCCTGCTGGTCTACGGCGCCCTGGCGGCGCGCCGGGTGTTCCGTCCGGCGGGCCTGCGGGCGGAGGGCGCGCCGGAGGGCTCCCGCAGACGCGCCGTACTCACCTGCCTGGCCCTCACCTGGCTCAACCCGCACGTCTACCTCGACACCGTCTTCCTCCTCGGCTCGATCGCGGCCGACCGCGGCTCACTGCGCTGGACCTTCGGTCTCGGCGCGGCCCTCGCGAGCCTGTGCTGGTTCGCCGCCCTCGGCTTCGGCTCACGGCTGCTCGGCCGCTTCCTGGCGCGCCCGTCGGCATGGCGGGTGCTGGACGCCCTGGTGGCCGCGACGATGCTCACGATGGGCGCCACCCTGATCGCCGGCGTCTGA
- a CDS encoding LysR family transcriptional regulator ArgP yields the protein MMAELPLDLVRTLLAVVDEGTFDAAASALHVTPSAVSQRVKALERRTGRVLLMRTKPVRPTESGEAVVRFARRLARLELDARAELGMTGSEEPTRLSIAVNSDSLATWFLPALARVPEELRLSYELRREDQDHTAALLREGLVMAAVTSSPDPVTGCSVQSLGRMRYMAVAGPGFAARWLGDRPDVPLRQVLADAPVVCFDRRDDLQDGFVRGLRRGRGGASALRHFVPTSEGFVDAVAAGMGWGMVPQVQAEPLLRAGRLVHLATDRPIDVPLYWQQWKLDSPALSAVAEAVASAAAAALDGGSQWPHVTSAVTGRG from the coding sequence GTGATGGCGGAGCTCCCTCTCGACCTGGTACGCACCCTGCTCGCCGTGGTGGACGAGGGCACGTTCGACGCCGCCGCGAGCGCCCTGCATGTGACTCCTTCGGCGGTCAGCCAACGGGTCAAGGCTCTGGAGCGGCGCACGGGGCGGGTGCTGCTGATGCGGACGAAGCCGGTACGTCCGACCGAGTCGGGCGAGGCCGTCGTGCGGTTCGCGCGCCGGCTGGCCCGCCTCGAACTCGACGCCCGCGCCGAACTCGGCATGACCGGTTCCGAGGAGCCGACCCGGCTGTCGATCGCGGTGAACTCCGATTCACTGGCCACGTGGTTCCTCCCGGCGCTGGCCCGCGTGCCCGAGGAACTGCGGCTGTCCTACGAACTGCGCCGCGAGGACCAGGACCACACGGCCGCGCTGCTGCGCGAGGGCCTGGTGATGGCCGCGGTGACCTCGTCGCCGGACCCGGTGACCGGCTGCTCCGTACAAAGTCTCGGGCGGATGCGGTACATGGCGGTGGCCGGCCCGGGCTTCGCCGCGCGGTGGCTCGGTGACCGGCCGGACGTGCCGCTGCGGCAGGTGCTCGCAGACGCGCCCGTGGTGTGCTTCGACCGGCGCGACGACCTTCAGGACGGCTTTGTACGGGGGCTTCGGCGTGGTCGGGGCGGCGCGAGCGCGCTGCGGCACTTCGTGCCGACGTCGGAGGGATTTGTCGACGCGGTCGCCGCCGGGATGGGCTGGGGCATGGTGCCGCAGGTGCAGGCAGAGCCGCTCCTGCGGGCGGGGCGGCTCGTGCACCTCGCCACGGACCGGCCCATCGACGTACCGCTGTACTGGCAGCAGTGGAAGCTCGACTCCCCCGCGCTGTCGGCCGTGGCGGAGGCGGTGGCTTCCGCGGCCGCCGCGGCCCTCGACGGCGGGAGCCAATGGCCGCACGTCACCTCCGCCGTCACCGGCCGGGGATGA
- a CDS encoding tetratricopeptide repeat protein gives MSTASGDPTTGTADFFAAPLADASLPEEWESGQQAVTEQATNPASGTDEMSAPEEQVTRTSATPLPGAPNGAAALPYRPTRGRYRSSGGGFHLELRVDVDSTAGGPKVLNRISGDFFSTSGATTTYYGSLVVHAPTVTRSATQVVISGLGTYTWQAGAPIVRVTIPRRRINQPQGTATVQFLTTSNQPGAGYTCGYVSPYFRTVQWEQDSVTGRIPFLSYDTGSLPQPPNSPARALTVPRAYAEAGIELLMSGTANTIADSPGGWTNTELHGAMQTNFSLWRDAPQWKVWLLVAGSYEGMAGVRGIMFDAADSFQRQGCAVFYDLIKGTDAESQRAQLRTYVHELGHSFNLLHSWQKNLAQPPAPLGPQNGFGDLSWMNYPQNYLPPTGTGGAAAYWGAFPFQFTDNELVHLRHGFYRDVVMGANAFGIGAADIEPELFDEPLADESGLRLDLRVTKSGFAFGEPVVVELKLDTTDLRGRSTHDHLHPDDELVHIAIRQPSGRTVLYRPLLRRCVDQDATVRLDTDRPAIYSSAYIGYGRDGHYFQQPGTYQLRASYLASDGSRIVSPVLRLHVRHPVSQSDIELAELMMGEEQGTILALRGSDSPSLQAGNDALQEVIERHANHPFAVYARLAKGLNFEHEFKSLSPDKAGLNVRPPDTKSGIEQLSQVVKVSEQGKGVDNLTLNLATRRLARAYARQGDLEEAGSTLDRLVRHFDTPAFKPYVVDAVRSQADSTKARLLAEFGDS, from the coding sequence ATGTCAACAGCCAGCGGAGACCCGACAACAGGGACGGCCGACTTCTTTGCGGCGCCCCTGGCGGATGCCTCGCTCCCCGAGGAGTGGGAGAGCGGCCAACAGGCGGTCACCGAGCAGGCCACCAATCCGGCGAGCGGCACCGACGAGATGTCGGCGCCCGAAGAGCAGGTCACAAGGACATCCGCGACACCACTGCCCGGCGCACCGAACGGCGCCGCCGCGCTCCCCTACCGTCCCACCCGCGGCCGCTACCGCAGCAGCGGCGGCGGCTTCCACCTGGAGTTGCGGGTCGACGTCGACAGCACGGCGGGCGGCCCGAAGGTCCTCAACAGGATCAGCGGGGACTTCTTCAGCACCAGCGGCGCCACGACGACGTACTACGGGTCGTTGGTCGTGCACGCGCCCACCGTCACCCGGTCCGCCACCCAGGTGGTCATCAGCGGCCTGGGCACCTACACCTGGCAGGCCGGCGCCCCGATCGTCCGGGTGACCATTCCGCGGCGCCGGATCAACCAGCCGCAGGGCACCGCCACCGTGCAGTTCCTCACCACCTCCAACCAGCCCGGCGCCGGCTACACCTGCGGGTACGTCTCCCCGTACTTCCGCACCGTCCAGTGGGAGCAGGACTCGGTCACCGGCAGGATTCCGTTCCTCTCCTACGACACCGGGTCGCTCCCGCAGCCGCCGAACAGTCCCGCCCGGGCGCTCACCGTGCCCCGCGCGTACGCCGAGGCCGGTATCGAGCTGCTCATGTCCGGCACCGCCAACACCATCGCCGACAGCCCGGGCGGCTGGACCAACACCGAACTGCACGGCGCCATGCAGACCAACTTCAGCCTGTGGCGCGACGCCCCGCAGTGGAAGGTGTGGCTGCTGGTAGCCGGCAGCTACGAAGGCATGGCGGGGGTGCGCGGCATCATGTTCGACGCCGCCGACTCCTTCCAGCGGCAGGGCTGCGCGGTCTTCTACGACCTGATCAAGGGCACCGACGCCGAGTCGCAGCGCGCCCAGCTGCGCACGTACGTCCATGAACTCGGCCACTCCTTCAACCTGCTGCACTCCTGGCAGAAGAACCTGGCGCAGCCGCCGGCGCCGCTCGGTCCGCAGAACGGCTTCGGCGATCTGTCCTGGATGAACTACCCGCAGAACTACCTGCCGCCGACGGGCACCGGCGGGGCGGCCGCGTACTGGGGCGCCTTCCCGTTCCAGTTCACGGACAACGAGCTGGTCCACCTGCGGCACGGCTTCTACCGCGACGTCGTCATGGGGGCCAACGCCTTCGGTATCGGTGCCGCCGACATCGAACCGGAACTGTTCGACGAGCCCCTCGCCGACGAGTCCGGGCTGCGCCTGGACCTGCGGGTCACCAAGAGCGGCTTCGCGTTCGGCGAACCCGTCGTCGTGGAGCTGAAGCTGGACACGACGGACCTGCGCGGCCGCTCCACCCACGACCACCTCCACCCGGACGACGAACTCGTCCACATCGCCATCCGGCAGCCCTCCGGGCGTACCGTGCTCTACCGGCCGCTGCTGCGCCGCTGCGTCGACCAGGACGCGACCGTACGTCTGGACACCGACCGGCCGGCGATCTACAGCAGCGCCTACATCGGCTACGGCCGCGACGGGCACTACTTCCAGCAGCCCGGCACCTATCAGCTGCGCGCCTCCTATCTGGCGTCCGACGGCTCCCGGATCGTCTCGCCGGTGCTGCGTCTCCACGTCCGGCACCCCGTCAGCCAGAGCGACATCGAGCTCGCCGAGCTGATGATGGGTGAGGAACAGGGCACGATCCTCGCCCTGCGCGGCTCCGACTCGCCGTCGCTACAAGCCGGCAACGACGCCCTCCAGGAGGTCATCGAGCGGCACGCCAACCACCCGTTCGCCGTGTACGCGCGGCTCGCCAAGGGGCTCAACTTCGAGCACGAGTTCAAGAGCCTGAGCCCCGACAAGGCCGGCCTGAACGTGCGTCCCCCGGACACCAAGTCCGGGATCGAGCAGCTCAGTCAGGTCGTGAAGGTCTCCGAGCAGGGCAAGGGGGTCGACAACCTGACCCTCAACCTGGCCACGCGGCGACTGGCCCGTGCCTACGCCCGCCAGGGCGATCTGGAAGAGGCCGGCTCCACCCTCGACCGACTGGTCCGGCACTTCGACACCCCGGCGTTCAAGCCGTACGTCGTGGACGCGGTCCGCAGTCAGGCGGACTCCACGAAGGCCCGGCTGCTGGCCGAGTTCGGCGACAGCTGA
- a CDS encoding cache domain-containing protein produces MPHSIPQPGLSFCLAAHPVPAPAGSGRPATATLDVSPQARVAAQVRSALEAVFEAVEETRADTAALLAQVAGLGRRPATVDLAGLRPGLHLRLARQELVSGVGFVAAPGLLGDVPTWLEWWQTGADGALRPLLLDLDPRQSAYSDYTHWDWFALPRDTGRRAVAGPYVDYLCSEEYSLTLSAPVQVEGRFAGVAAADVYLRHFETAVMPLLQRLPGPAHLVNARGRVAASADPAHLAGSLTKGPDFAAVLTQARPEHFDGLHLMPCDGVPLVLVMAER; encoded by the coding sequence ATGCCCCACTCGATTCCACAGCCCGGCCTTTCGTTCTGCCTCGCGGCGCATCCGGTGCCCGCGCCCGCGGGAAGCGGCCGCCCGGCAACGGCGACGCTGGATGTGTCGCCGCAGGCGCGGGTGGCGGCGCAGGTGCGTTCCGCGCTGGAGGCGGTGTTCGAGGCCGTCGAGGAGACGCGGGCGGACACGGCGGCGTTGCTGGCGCAAGTGGCCGGGCTGGGTCGTCGGCCGGCGACCGTGGATCTGGCCGGGCTGCGGCCGGGGCTTCATCTGCGGCTGGCGCGGCAGGAGCTGGTCTCGGGGGTGGGGTTCGTGGCCGCGCCGGGGCTGCTGGGCGATGTGCCGACGTGGCTGGAGTGGTGGCAGACCGGTGCGGACGGGGCGCTGCGGCCGTTGCTGCTCGACCTGGACCCGCGGCAGTCGGCGTACTCGGATTACACGCACTGGGACTGGTTCGCGCTGCCCCGTGACACCGGGCGCCGGGCGGTGGCCGGGCCGTATGTGGACTATCTGTGTTCCGAGGAGTACAGCCTCACCCTGTCCGCGCCGGTGCAGGTGGAGGGGCGGTTCGCGGGGGTGGCCGCGGCGGATGTGTATCTGCGGCACTTCGAGACGGCCGTGATGCCCCTGCTGCAACGGCTGCCGGGCCCGGCGCACCTGGTCAACGCGCGCGGCCGGGTCGCCGCCTCCGCCGACCCCGCACACCTGGCCGGCTCCCTCACCAAGGGCCCCGACTTCGCCGCCGTCCTCACCCAGGCCCGGCCGGAACACTTCGACGGCCTGCACCTGATGCCCTGCGACGGCGTCCCCCTCGTCCTCGTCATGGCCGAGCGGTGA
- a CDS encoding ABC transporter substrate-binding protein produces MRLHRSFKAAAAAGALLLVSGCGLFTESDASSSAYGLNPPDLKAQSKLGKTEGQVNLIAWAGYVEDGSNDPKADWVSSFEQRTGCQVKSKVAASSDEMVKLMKTGNYDAVSASGDASLRLIASGDAAPVNTDLVPNYQDVFFGLKKQAWNSFDGQPYGIPHGRGANLLMYNTQQVKPAPTSWSAVFDDASPHKGHVTAYDSPIYIADAALYLRETQPGLNIENPYALDQDQFDAAVALLKDQNANVGEYWSDYLKEVSAFKSGDSTVGTTWQVIANLAADEGAKVKAVLPIEGATGWSDTWMISAKAKHPNCAYKWMNWIISPKVNAEVAEYYGEAPSNIKACDEISDDAFCDTYHATDEGYWKDIAFWTTPIEQCLDGRTEVKCVPYAKWVQAWTEIKG; encoded by the coding sequence TTGCGTTTGCACAGATCCTTCAAAGCCGCGGCCGCGGCCGGCGCCCTGCTGCTCGTCAGCGGCTGCGGATTGTTCACGGAGTCGGACGCCTCGTCCTCGGCGTACGGTCTCAACCCGCCGGATCTCAAGGCGCAGTCGAAGCTCGGCAAGACCGAGGGCCAGGTCAACCTCATCGCCTGGGCCGGCTACGTCGAGGACGGCTCCAACGACCCCAAGGCCGACTGGGTCAGCAGTTTCGAGCAGCGGACCGGCTGCCAGGTCAAGTCCAAGGTCGCGGCCAGCTCGGACGAGATGGTCAAGCTGATGAAGACGGGCAACTACGACGCGGTCTCCGCGTCGGGCGACGCCTCCCTGCGTCTCATCGCCTCCGGCGACGCGGCTCCGGTCAACACCGACCTCGTGCCCAACTACCAGGACGTCTTCTTCGGTCTGAAGAAGCAGGCCTGGAACTCGTTCGACGGGCAGCCGTACGGGATCCCGCACGGACGCGGCGCCAATCTCCTGATGTACAACACGCAGCAGGTGAAGCCCGCCCCGACCTCGTGGTCGGCGGTCTTCGACGACGCGTCGCCCCACAAGGGGCACGTCACGGCGTACGACTCGCCGATCTACATAGCGGACGCGGCCCTGTATCTGCGCGAGACCCAGCCGGGCCTCAACATCGAGAATCCCTATGCGCTCGACCAGGACCAGTTCGACGCCGCCGTGGCCCTGCTGAAGGACCAGAACGCGAACGTCGGCGAGTACTGGAGTGACTACCTCAAGGAGGTCTCCGCCTTCAAGAGCGGCGACTCCACGGTCGGCACCACCTGGCAGGTGATCGCCAACCTCGCCGCCGACGAAGGCGCCAAGGTCAAGGCCGTCCTGCCCATCGAAGGCGCCACCGGCTGGTCCGACACCTGGATGATCTCCGCCAAGGCGAAGCACCCCAACTGTGCCTACAAATGGATGAACTGGATCATCTCTCCGAAGGTCAACGCCGAGGTCGCCGAGTACTACGGCGAGGCGCCGTCGAACATCAAGGCGTGCGACGAGATCAGCGACGACGCGTTCTGCGACACGTACCACGCGACGGACGAGGGCTACTGGAAGGACATCGCGTTCTGGACGACGCCGATCGAGCAGTGCCTCGACGGGCGGACGGAAGTGAAATGCGTGCCTTACGCCAAGTGGGTCCAGGCCTGGACCGAGATCAAGGGCTGA